From one Mytilus edulis chromosome 1, xbMytEdul2.2, whole genome shotgun sequence genomic stretch:
- the LOC139513889 gene encoding ubiquitin-conjugating enzyme E2 N-like, whose product MATVPGNLPRRIIKETQRLMTEPVQGIKAIPDECNARYFKVVVDGPKESPYENGTFQLELFLPEEYPMSAPKVRFMTKIYHPNIDKLGRICLDILKDKWSPALQIRTVLLSIQALLSAPNPDDPLANDVAEEWKTNEAQAIERARAWTRTYASSSDK is encoded by the exons GAGACACAGAGATTGATGACAGAGCCAGTACAGGGTATTAAAGCAATTCCAGATGAATGTAATGCAAGATATTTTAAAGTAGTAGTTGATGGTCCAAAAGAG tcTCCCTATGAAAATGGTACATTTCAATTAGAATTGTTTTTACCAGAAGAATATCCAATGTCTGCACCGAAAGTTAGATTTATGACTAAAATATATCATCCTAATATAGATAAACTTGGCAGAATATGTCTAGATATATTAAAAG ATAAATGGAGTCCTGCATTACAGATAAGAACTGTTCTATTATCAATACAAGCTTTATTAAGTGCACCTAATCCAGATGATCCCTTAGCAAATGATGTAGCAGaagaatggaaaacaaatgaAGCACAGGCTATAGAGAGAG CTAGAGCATGGACAAGAACCTATGCCAGTAGTTCAGACAAATAG